One window of Microbacterium sp. Root61 genomic DNA carries:
- a CDS encoding HNH endonuclease signature motif containing protein, which yields MEDLVATLATLDAALGGAVDEALTDHGLRVATDESLLEVMAVAARVARRAEALMIEGAAQIDYRSSVPVRDERMSTRFGCRSAGELVQRVTQVSSRSAADLVKAGRAVIRETAPSSGEVLPADYPAMRAALAAGHIGVDGVLAVTVPLSGVASTAGHAALLAADHELAAASRGEGVDGAPAACADDLRALATVWAMYLDQDGAEPRERVALRRRGVTFGVCRDGVVPFHGNLLADVAAQFELVADSILNPKVDQAPTPTGPWFTEEPDTEAETFADRRTRAQKLHDVFAMVLERVAGSGVLPTLGGAAPTLVVSVRAEDLQNGSGYAHLHGCDEPVSVGAARQIACCRAVQRVTSDDRGRIVSIETSDRVFNHRQRLAIALRDGGCVIPGCHVDASWCEIHHVHEHARGGPTHTDNGVLLCWHHHRTLDTGGWKVRMRDGIPEVRGPTWWDGSGQWRPITKSPVRMRERFALRT from the coding sequence ATGGAAGACCTCGTCGCCACCCTCGCAACACTTGATGCTGCGCTCGGCGGTGCGGTCGATGAGGCTCTCACCGATCACGGGCTGCGGGTAGCGACGGACGAGAGTCTGCTCGAGGTGATGGCGGTGGCTGCGCGCGTGGCCCGCCGGGCTGAGGCGCTGATGATCGAGGGGGCCGCGCAGATCGACTACCGCTCGAGCGTGCCCGTGCGCGACGAGCGGATGAGTACCAGGTTCGGATGCCGATCGGCGGGGGAGCTCGTGCAGCGGGTCACGCAGGTTTCGTCCCGTTCGGCGGCCGACCTGGTGAAGGCGGGGCGCGCGGTCATCCGCGAGACGGCGCCGAGCTCGGGTGAGGTGCTGCCGGCGGACTACCCGGCGATGCGCGCGGCACTGGCAGCCGGACACATCGGGGTCGACGGCGTGCTCGCGGTCACCGTCCCGCTGTCAGGGGTCGCTTCGACGGCGGGTCATGCCGCGCTCCTCGCGGCTGATCACGAACTGGCCGCGGCCTCCCGGGGTGAGGGTGTGGATGGAGCCCCCGCGGCGTGCGCCGACGATCTGCGGGCGCTCGCGACCGTGTGGGCGATGTACCTCGATCAAGACGGCGCCGAGCCGCGCGAGCGAGTGGCGCTGCGCAGGCGTGGAGTGACGTTCGGTGTCTGCCGCGACGGGGTCGTGCCCTTTCACGGCAACTTGCTCGCGGACGTCGCGGCGCAGTTTGAGCTGGTCGCCGACAGCATCCTCAATCCCAAGGTCGACCAAGCGCCGACACCCACGGGGCCATGGTTCACCGAAGAACCCGACACCGAAGCCGAGACGTTTGCTGATCGTCGCACCCGTGCACAGAAGCTGCACGATGTGTTCGCCATGGTGCTGGAACGGGTCGCCGGGTCGGGCGTACTGCCGACGCTCGGTGGCGCCGCGCCCACCCTCGTCGTGTCGGTGCGTGCCGAAGACCTTCAGAACGGCTCCGGATACGCGCACCTCCACGGGTGCGACGAGCCGGTATCGGTGGGCGCGGCGCGGCAGATTGCGTGCTGCCGCGCGGTGCAACGAGTGACCTCCGACGACCGAGGGCGGATCGTGTCGATCGAGACCTCCGATCGGGTGTTCAACCACCGCCAGCGACTCGCGATCGCGCTGCGCGACGGCGGATGTGTCATCCCGGGCTGCCATGTCGATGCGAGCTGGTGTGAAATCCACCATGTGCACGAACATGCGCGAGGTGGACCGACGCATACCGACAACGGGGTGCTGCTGTGCTGGCACCACCATCGCACCCTCGACACAGGCGGCTGGAAAGTCCGGATGCGTGACGGCATCCCGGAAGTCCGCGGGCCCACGTGGTGGGACGGGTCGGGGCAATGGCGCCCGATCACGAAATCGCCGGTGCGGATGCGAGAACGATTCGCCCTCCGAACATGA
- a CDS encoding serine hydrolase domain-containing protein, which yields MDATTRVLDESVDAAIGSGVPLIIAGLTDTSETRYLHPAGRRTADGDAAASDTVLALFSATKAFTATAALQCVEDGLLDLDAPAREYLPEIGDLRVLEELGADGSVRTRPPSRDITARMLLLHTSGLAYEMFDPRYAVLARQRMSHPSPTPMRDSLFSPLLHDPGERWTYGISMDWLGLVVAAVRGQRLDTVVQERICAPCGMTSTSFDMRPDMRPRLATLFRRTRDGSLVPSTAEVPDTPELDMGGQGLYSTVPDMLALLRVWLGDGSAPGGRLLRPETIEWAARGMPGLEVTPLPSAIPALTRDADFFPGSRKSWAYSFLVTEDDVPDARRAGTLSWAGLANVHYWIDRTSGLAGVWAAQMLPFFDPACAAGVDAFERAAYAELS from the coding sequence GTGGATGCGACGACGCGGGTATTGGACGAATCCGTCGATGCGGCGATCGGATCGGGCGTGCCTCTGATCATCGCAGGACTGACCGACACGAGCGAGACCCGCTATCTCCACCCCGCAGGCCGACGCACCGCGGACGGGGATGCCGCGGCATCCGACACCGTCCTCGCACTGTTCTCGGCGACCAAGGCGTTCACCGCGACCGCGGCCCTCCAGTGCGTCGAGGACGGCCTGCTCGACCTGGACGCCCCGGCCCGCGAGTATCTGCCCGAGATCGGCGATCTGCGGGTGCTGGAGGAGCTGGGTGCCGACGGCTCGGTGCGCACCCGCCCGCCCAGCCGCGACATCACGGCGCGCATGCTGCTGCTGCACACGTCCGGACTCGCGTACGAGATGTTCGACCCCCGCTACGCCGTGCTCGCGCGGCAGCGGATGAGCCATCCCTCCCCCACGCCGATGCGGGACTCGCTGTTCTCGCCGTTGCTGCACGACCCGGGCGAACGCTGGACGTACGGCATCTCGATGGATTGGCTCGGGCTCGTCGTCGCCGCCGTGCGCGGGCAGCGCCTCGACACGGTCGTGCAGGAGCGCATCTGCGCACCGTGCGGCATGACGTCGACCTCGTTCGACATGCGCCCCGACATGCGCCCGCGGCTCGCGACCCTGTTCCGCCGCACGCGCGACGGGTCGCTCGTGCCGTCCACGGCCGAGGTGCCCGATACCCCCGAACTCGACATGGGGGGCCAGGGGCTGTACTCGACCGTGCCCGACATGCTCGCACTGCTGCGGGTGTGGCTGGGCGACGGCTCCGCCCCGGGCGGACGCCTGCTGCGCCCCGAGACGATCGAGTGGGCGGCGCGCGGGATGCCGGGGCTCGAGGTCACGCCGCTCCCCTCCGCGATCCCGGCCTTGACCCGCGACGCGGACTTCTTCCCCGGCTCGCGCAAATCGTGGGCCTACTCGTTCCTCGTGACGGAGGACGACGTGCCCGACGCCCGTCGCGCCGGCACACTGTCGTGGGCGGGCCTGGCCAACGTGCACTACTGGATCGACCGAACCTCGGGTCTCGCCGGCGTCTGGGCGGCACAGATGCTGCCCTTCTTCGACCCGGCGTGCGCCGCCGGTGTGGACGCCTTCGAGCGGGCCGCGTACGCCGAGCTGAGCTGA
- a CDS encoding glycosyltransferase, with protein sequence MSLPPRVTVVIPCRNDAEFLEACLQALALQTHQADRIVVIDNASTDASAEVARRFGAEVFPEPEVGIWPAAARGYDEAMGSADIIARIDADSRPHDDWIARLVRAFVSDPGLGVLTGGAEFYGATPLVHYLGEHWYIGGGHYWIKKWLGHPLVFGSNFAMRASVWERVRDRVDRSNAKIHDDLDLTIQLRPSDGIRYDPTLRMPVSSRPLTSQRGLWRRVWRVVPTFAASWPEGAAWRRRSELADARRVTIVDGEDPWSPTDEDWAPGFGR encoded by the coding sequence GTGTCGCTCCCACCCCGCGTGACCGTCGTCATCCCGTGCCGCAACGATGCCGAGTTCCTCGAGGCCTGCCTGCAGGCACTGGCCCTGCAGACGCATCAGGCCGACCGGATCGTGGTGATCGACAACGCGAGTACGGATGCCTCGGCCGAGGTCGCACGTCGATTCGGCGCCGAGGTGTTCCCGGAGCCGGAGGTCGGGATCTGGCCCGCCGCGGCGCGCGGATACGACGAGGCGATGGGGTCGGCCGACATCATCGCGCGGATCGACGCGGACTCACGTCCGCATGACGACTGGATCGCCCGGCTGGTGCGCGCGTTCGTGTCGGACCCCGGGCTCGGGGTGCTGACCGGCGGTGCGGAGTTCTACGGCGCGACGCCGCTCGTCCACTATCTCGGTGAGCACTGGTACATCGGCGGTGGGCACTACTGGATCAAGAAGTGGCTGGGGCATCCGCTGGTTTTCGGCTCGAACTTCGCGATGCGCGCGTCGGTGTGGGAGCGCGTGCGCGACCGCGTGGATCGCAGCAACGCGAAGATCCACGATGACCTCGACCTGACGATCCAGTTGCGGCCGTCCGACGGCATCCGGTACGACCCGACACTGCGGATGCCGGTGTCTTCGCGCCCGCTCACCTCGCAGCGCGGGCTGTGGCGACGGGTGTGGCGCGTGGTCCCGACCTTCGCCGCCAGCTGGCCCGAGGGTGCCGCGTGGCGCCGGCGCAGCGAGCTGGCGGATGCGCGCCGCGTGACCATCGTCGACGGCGAAGACCCGTGGTCGCCCACCGACGAGGACTGGGCCCCCGGCTTCGGCCGCTGA
- a CDS encoding YdeI/OmpD-associated family protein, which yields MADKDPFVVTDAAAWRVWLDANEDTSEGVWLVLAKKGATAPTTLTYAEALEHALCSGWIDGQKASMDAATFLQRFTPRRKASLWSKRNVEIVGRLVDEGRMRPRGQAEIDRAKGDGRWDRAYSGASTAQVPDDLAAALAAEPAASALFAQLDATNRYAVLHRVMTAPTAVTRANRVARLVDMLARGETPHPRP from the coding sequence ATGGCCGACAAGGATCCTTTCGTCGTGACGGATGCCGCCGCCTGGCGGGTGTGGCTGGACGCGAACGAAGACACTTCGGAGGGCGTTTGGCTCGTGCTCGCCAAGAAGGGGGCGACCGCGCCTACGACGCTTACCTACGCCGAGGCACTTGAGCACGCACTCTGCAGTGGGTGGATCGACGGCCAGAAGGCGAGTATGGATGCTGCGACCTTTCTGCAGCGGTTCACTCCGCGGCGCAAGGCCTCGCTGTGGTCGAAGCGGAACGTCGAAATCGTCGGCAGGCTCGTCGACGAGGGCCGGATGCGTCCGCGGGGACAGGCGGAGATCGACCGCGCGAAGGGAGACGGACGCTGGGATCGCGCCTACTCCGGTGCGTCGACTGCGCAGGTGCCCGACGACCTTGCGGCGGCGCTCGCGGCCGAACCCGCGGCATCCGCTCTGTTCGCACAGCTCGATGCGACGAACCGGTACGCCGTGCTCCATCGCGTGATGACCGCCCCCACTGCCGTGACGAGAGCGAATCGCGTCGCGCGTCTTGTCGACATGCTCGCGCGCGGGGAGACGCCGCATCCCCGGCCGTGA